Proteins encoded together in one Cellulomonas gilvus ATCC 13127 window:
- a CDS encoding helix-turn-helix transcriptional regulator has product MGPKPTRVTNRIRDLRIEHGELTQAELARRIGVTRQTVIAIEHGRYSPSLELAFQIAHVLGRPLDDVFQYVAPDETAR; this is encoded by the coding sequence ATGGGCCCCAAGCCCACGCGCGTCACCAACCGGATCCGTGACCTACGGATCGAGCACGGAGAGCTCACCCAGGCCGAGCTGGCGCGGCGCATCGGGGTGACCCGCCAGACCGTCATCGCGATCGAGCACGGCCGCTACTCGCCGTCGCTCGAGCTCGCGTTCCAGATCGCGCACGTCCTGGGCCGTCCGCTGGACGACGTCTTCCAGTACGTCGCGCCCGACGAGACCGCCCGCTGA
- a CDS encoding DUF4386 domain-containing protein, with amino-acid sequence MNAHLIRTARLTGLAYLGLAVFGMLGYLGVRQRLYVPDDATATAANLVDHQTLAHVGTVADLTVVVCQALAAIGFLALYRRTHAVAAAAVAAFGLVNAVLILVATVCTTAALHVALAEPGTYAQPEQAVLLLHDLAERAWGLGGLFFGLWLVPMGLLVLRSGRQPRPLGWVLVAGGVGYVVSTYVTAVAPDQTLVATALTALATVGEVWMVGYLLWRGVRTGARTTSAAMAG; translated from the coding sequence GTGAACGCACACCTGATCCGGACCGCCCGGCTCACCGGGCTCGCCTACCTGGGCCTCGCCGTGTTCGGCATGCTCGGCTACCTGGGGGTCCGGCAGCGGCTCTACGTCCCCGACGACGCGACGGCGACCGCCGCCAACCTGGTCGACCACCAGACGCTCGCGCACGTCGGCACGGTCGCGGACCTGACCGTGGTGGTGTGCCAGGCGCTCGCCGCGATCGGCTTCCTCGCGCTGTACCGCCGGACCCACGCCGTGGCTGCGGCCGCGGTCGCCGCGTTCGGGCTCGTCAACGCGGTCCTGATCCTGGTGGCCACCGTGTGCACCACCGCGGCCCTGCACGTCGCGCTCGCCGAGCCCGGCACGTACGCGCAGCCCGAGCAGGCCGTGCTGCTGCTGCACGACCTCGCGGAGCGCGCGTGGGGCCTCGGCGGCCTGTTCTTCGGGCTGTGGCTGGTGCCCATGGGTCTGCTCGTGCTGCGTTCCGGCCGGCAGCCGCGCCCGCTCGGCTGGGTCCTGGTCGCGGGGGGCGTCGGCTACGTGGTGAGCACGTACGTCACCGCGGTCGCGCCGGACCAGACGCTCGTGGCCACGGCGCTCACCGCCCTCGCGACCGTCGGCGAGGTCTGGATGGTCGGGTACCTCCTGTGGCGGGGGGTGCGGACGGGCGCACGCACGACGAGCGCGGCGATGGCGGGCTGA
- a CDS encoding lamin tail domain-containing protein, whose protein sequence is MPPRAPGARHLAALVSATLAVTTLTLAAPAVAAPDLPPLLITEINVDSSNRPSATGTSIDAWEYVEVHNTTSAAIDLTADGYSVVYRSGSTEKVLTVPDGTVVPGHGTVVLWAYNSGLSGAAALSDDDFRAFYAGKGVTGDYALVRLTGQDGLNNGGTTMWLRRTVDGVTSDVAQVTWTAADKGVDLPVLFGVPPQGSAVQPVFAQQQAPTPGVVVPEQVGATAPEPDPTGDPSTDPTTDPSTEPTTEPTTEPTTDPTTDPTTEPTPGPTLPPTDPDLHAPILQVTEIAPDTANVAGADAYEFVEVYNGSDAPVAFDDFTLAYLYVDANAVQTSSALWPATPTDPVIAPGGTLVLWIKNGANDALRAADFNAQFGTDLVPGTDLVEVRSGGMANAGPRGIQVMTNTGQDVSRAYWFTDAQTTATTAIQYAWNPAPGAHLWTPKDPTGSEQTLVGLAAPTPGRVSPGQVPAGLVATPQDQTPPVVEDLTGGPEAPQEPGALDVLLDVQDDRQVRTVALTIDTDVDEPVTHLLQASAPHRYAYAIPEVDLYGKEWVEYRVRATDGTRTTTFGPVRVDLRDGEPDPVRLDVTEGQHVGGETRVAATTDGDPAALSLAIDGEPVAAPVPSLERAPVFAFEATSTDAFFRNGIKLGDQVLTVFDEGLYGRTETVTAQVPVEQVRQGRELTVGIYAGTKAWPQPDVNENNDDFSGKNMRLALPDGRVLRPTSCAVAGEAVGAELATVPCPDPTEAIGFKDATLVYILATFTLPDDAFTSLAHTWDTTATTDGAHTLTATAGTGSDATRVTRTVVVDNTAPQITTPLVDGRLYRGAFTIDASATDAGSGVAALDATLDGEPVTLPHATSSLALETGDHVVVLTARDALGNRASRTVTFRTPDEQPAAEQLTPAPGAQVRPGGVVLQATPTSPEGDALDVELREGHTFAPGDPEVTVSSGSTGVAAGEDLAGTPLAAQDLERLVGTDGLSVPVSSTTAFPYQLFTVEVPADAGADAEVRVAWAGSANAGAKVLLYVRTAAGRWQEMDRHLTTGGGATDFTLDALVPVADHVVDGRVTVLVQHSEGFAGEVRSTRATAVTPYHPDATPRDQYDFTIAWESDTQYYNESPDFYQHQLDIHAFLLAQRDPLNLQYLIHTGDIVDDFDQPEQWARADAAYRQLDQAGLPYGVLAGNHDVGHHADDYTEFSRYFGASRYQDNPWYGGQLQDNRGHYDLVTADGVDLLLLSMGWGPGDEQIAWMNDVIRRYPERKVWINLHEFMLTTGGLGPIPQRVMDEVVATNPNVFAVSSGHYHDAYTRTDEFDDDGDGTADRTVYSMLFDYQGLPRGGQGYLRLLHFDNDGQRIVVRTYSPSLDDFDSDDASLNSPAGMQDFTIPYAAVGLTSSTKTLATDSFRADVLTSKVIASFEDVPSGTTVSAVWDVPAGEHGWYVLTTGPHGGVDRSAVRTFVATEPPVVPGAPTPTITGTPAVGSTLRAVDGTWPAGTTVTRTWLADGTPVAGATGPTLRLAPAQQGKRITVRVTGALAGHTSVTRTSAPTARVAAGALTAPRPTVVGKARVGVRLTARAGTWGPAPVTLRYQWFASGTAIRGATSATFTPKAAHLGKRLTVRVTGSQPGYATVSRTSAATAAVARGTLTGARPTIAGTPAVGHRLVVQRGAWTPGTTFTYAWFVDGKRVSTSATFTPTSRHAGARVSVRVTGTRPGYAPLTRTSATVAVRR, encoded by the coding sequence ATGCCCCCGCGCGCCCCCGGGGCGCGGCATCTCGCCGCGCTCGTCTCCGCGACCCTCGCCGTCACCACGCTCACCCTGGCCGCCCCCGCGGTGGCAGCACCGGACCTGCCGCCGCTGCTGATCACCGAGATCAACGTCGACTCCTCGAACCGCCCCAGCGCCACGGGGACCAGCATCGACGCGTGGGAGTACGTCGAGGTCCACAACACCACGTCCGCGGCGATCGACCTGACCGCGGACGGGTACTCCGTGGTGTACCGCAGCGGGTCGACCGAGAAGGTGCTCACCGTGCCCGACGGGACGGTGGTGCCGGGCCACGGGACCGTGGTGCTGTGGGCGTACAACAGCGGCCTCTCGGGTGCGGCAGCGCTGTCCGACGACGACTTCCGCGCGTTCTACGCGGGCAAGGGCGTCACGGGCGACTACGCGCTGGTGCGCCTCACGGGCCAGGACGGCCTGAACAACGGTGGCACGACGATGTGGCTGCGCCGGACGGTCGACGGCGTCACCTCGGACGTCGCGCAGGTGACGTGGACCGCCGCGGACAAGGGTGTGGACCTGCCCGTGCTGTTCGGCGTGCCGCCCCAGGGCAGCGCCGTGCAGCCCGTGTTCGCGCAGCAGCAGGCGCCCACCCCGGGCGTCGTCGTCCCGGAGCAGGTGGGTGCCACCGCCCCCGAGCCGGACCCGACCGGCGACCCGTCGACCGACCCGACCACAGACCCGTCGACCGAGCCGACCACCGAGCCGACGACGGAGCCGACGACTGACCCGACCACCGACCCCACGACGGAGCCGACACCCGGCCCGACGCTCCCGCCCACCGACCCGGACCTGCACGCCCCGATCCTGCAGGTCACGGAGATCGCCCCGGACACGGCCAACGTCGCAGGTGCCGACGCGTACGAGTTCGTGGAGGTCTACAACGGCTCCGACGCCCCGGTCGCGTTCGACGACTTCACGCTCGCGTACCTGTACGTGGACGCCAACGCGGTGCAGACCAGCTCGGCGCTGTGGCCCGCGACGCCCACGGACCCGGTGATCGCGCCGGGCGGGACGCTGGTGCTCTGGATCAAGAACGGCGCCAACGACGCGCTGCGCGCGGCGGACTTCAACGCGCAGTTCGGCACCGACCTGGTGCCGGGCACCGACCTGGTCGAGGTCCGCTCGGGCGGCATGGCCAACGCGGGCCCGCGCGGCATCCAGGTGATGACGAACACGGGTCAGGACGTGAGCCGCGCGTACTGGTTCACCGACGCGCAGACCACCGCCACCACGGCGATCCAGTACGCGTGGAACCCGGCGCCCGGCGCGCACCTGTGGACGCCGAAGGACCCGACGGGCTCGGAGCAGACGCTCGTCGGCCTGGCCGCGCCGACGCCCGGCCGGGTCAGCCCGGGGCAGGTGCCCGCGGGCCTCGTCGCGACGCCGCAGGACCAGACGCCCCCGGTGGTCGAGGACCTGACCGGCGGACCCGAGGCGCCGCAGGAGCCGGGTGCGCTGGACGTGCTGCTGGACGTCCAGGACGACCGGCAGGTGCGGACGGTCGCGCTCACGATCGACACGGACGTGGACGAGCCGGTGACGCACCTGCTCCAGGCGAGCGCACCGCACCGGTACGCGTACGCGATCCCCGAGGTGGACCTGTACGGCAAGGAGTGGGTCGAGTACCGGGTCCGCGCGACCGACGGCACCCGGACCACCACGTTCGGCCCGGTCCGCGTGGACCTGCGTGACGGTGAGCCCGACCCGGTCCGGCTGGACGTGACCGAGGGCCAGCACGTGGGCGGCGAGACGCGCGTCGCGGCCACGACGGACGGCGACCCGGCCGCGCTGTCGCTCGCGATCGACGGCGAGCCGGTGGCCGCACCCGTGCCGTCGCTCGAGCGCGCGCCCGTGTTCGCGTTCGAGGCGACCAGCACGGACGCGTTCTTCCGGAACGGCATCAAGCTCGGCGACCAGGTGCTCACGGTCTTCGACGAGGGACTGTACGGCCGCACCGAGACGGTCACCGCGCAGGTGCCCGTGGAGCAGGTGCGGCAGGGCCGCGAGCTCACGGTCGGCATCTACGCGGGCACCAAGGCGTGGCCGCAGCCGGACGTGAACGAGAACAACGACGACTTCTCTGGCAAGAACATGCGCCTGGCGCTGCCCGACGGCCGCGTGCTGCGGCCCACGTCCTGCGCCGTGGCGGGCGAGGCGGTCGGCGCCGAGCTCGCGACCGTGCCGTGCCCGGACCCCACCGAGGCGATCGGCTTCAAGGACGCGACGCTCGTCTACATCCTGGCGACGTTCACGCTCCCGGACGACGCGTTCACGTCCCTGGCGCACACGTGGGACACGACCGCCACCACCGACGGCGCGCACACGCTCACCGCCACGGCGGGCACGGGGTCGGACGCGACGCGCGTGACGCGCACGGTCGTCGTCGACAACACGGCCCCGCAGATCACGACCCCGCTGGTGGACGGCCGGCTGTACCGCGGCGCGTTCACGATCGACGCCTCCGCCACCGACGCGGGATCGGGTGTGGCCGCGCTCGACGCGACGCTGGACGGCGAGCCCGTCACGCTGCCGCACGCGACGTCCTCGCTCGCGCTCGAGACCGGCGACCACGTCGTCGTGCTGACCGCGCGTGACGCGCTGGGCAACCGGGCGAGCCGCACGGTCACGTTCCGCACGCCCGACGAGCAGCCGGCCGCCGAGCAGCTGACGCCCGCGCCTGGCGCGCAGGTCCGCCCCGGCGGTGTGGTGCTGCAGGCGACCCCGACGAGCCCCGAGGGTGACGCGCTCGACGTCGAGCTCCGCGAGGGGCACACGTTCGCGCCCGGCGACCCGGAGGTCACGGTCTCCTCGGGCAGCACCGGCGTCGCGGCGGGTGAGGACCTGGCCGGCACGCCGCTGGCCGCGCAGGACCTCGAGCGCCTGGTCGGCACGGACGGGCTGAGCGTCCCGGTGAGCTCGACCACCGCGTTCCCGTACCAGCTGTTCACGGTCGAGGTCCCCGCCGACGCAGGCGCCGACGCCGAGGTCCGCGTGGCCTGGGCCGGCTCCGCGAACGCGGGCGCCAAGGTGCTGCTGTACGTGCGCACCGCGGCAGGCCGCTGGCAGGAGATGGACCGTCACCTGACCACGGGCGGCGGGGCCACCGACTTCACGCTCGATGCGCTGGTGCCCGTCGCGGACCACGTCGTCGACGGCCGCGTCACGGTCCTGGTGCAGCACTCCGAGGGCTTCGCGGGTGAGGTGCGCTCCACGCGTGCGACGGCCGTCACGCCGTACCACCCGGACGCGACACCGCGTGACCAGTACGACTTCACGATCGCGTGGGAGTCGGACACGCAGTACTACAACGAGAGCCCGGACTTCTACCAGCACCAGCTCGACATCCACGCGTTCCTGCTGGCGCAGCGCGACCCGCTGAACCTGCAGTACCTCATCCACACGGGCGACATCGTCGACGACTTCGACCAGCCCGAGCAGTGGGCGCGGGCCGATGCGGCCTACCGCCAGCTGGATCAGGCGGGGCTGCCGTACGGCGTCCTCGCGGGCAACCACGACGTGGGCCACCACGCCGACGACTACACCGAGTTCTCCCGGTACTTCGGCGCGTCCCGCTACCAGGACAACCCCTGGTACGGCGGCCAGCTGCAGGACAACCGCGGCCACTACGACCTGGTCACCGCGGACGGCGTGGACCTGCTCCTGCTGTCGATGGGCTGGGGCCCCGGCGACGAGCAGATCGCGTGGATGAACGACGTGATCCGGCGCTACCCCGAGCGCAAGGTCTGGATCAACCTGCACGAGTTCATGCTCACCACGGGTGGCCTGGGCCCGATCCCGCAGCGCGTGATGGACGAGGTGGTCGCCACCAACCCGAACGTGTTCGCGGTCAGCTCGGGGCACTACCACGACGCGTACACGCGCACCGACGAGTTCGACGACGACGGCGACGGCACTGCCGACCGCACGGTCTACTCGATGCTGTTCGACTACCAGGGCCTGCCGCGCGGCGGCCAGGGGTACCTGCGGCTCCTGCACTTCGACAACGACGGGCAGCGCATCGTCGTGCGCACGTACTCGCCCTCGCTCGACGACTTCGACTCCGACGACGCGTCGCTCAACTCCCCGGCCGGGATGCAGGACTTCACCATCCCGTACGCGGCCGTAGGGCTGACCTCGAGCACCAAGACGCTCGCCACGGACTCGTTCCGCGCGGACGTCCTGACCTCGAAGGTCATCGCCTCGTTCGAGGACGTGCCGTCCGGGACAACCGTCTCCGCGGTGTGGGACGTGCCCGCGGGTGAGCACGGCTGGTACGTGCTCACCACGGGCCCGCACGGCGGCGTGGACCGCTCCGCGGTGCGCACGTTCGTCGCGACCGAGCCGCCCGTGGTCCCGGGTGCCCCGACGCCGACGATCACGGGCACGCCCGCGGTCGGCTCGACCCTGCGCGCGGTCGACGGCACCTGGCCGGCCGGCACCACCGTGACCCGGACGTGGCTCGCGGACGGCACCCCCGTCGCGGGCGCGACGGGCCCCACCCTGCGCCTGGCCCCCGCTCAGCAGGGCAAGCGCATCACCGTGCGCGTGACCGGTGCGCTCGCCGGGCACACCTCGGTGACGCGCACGTCGGCTCCGACCGCGCGCGTCGCCGCCGGTGCTCTCACCGCACCGCGGCCGACCGTCGTCGGCAAGGCGCGGGTGGGGGTGCGGCTCACGGCGCGTGCCGGCACCTGGGGTCCGGCGCCGGTCACGCTGCGCTACCAGTGGTTCGCCTCCGGCACCGCGATCCGCGGCGCCACCTCGGCGACGTTCACGCCGAAGGCCGCGCACCTGGGCAAGCGGCTCACGGTGCGCGTCACGGGCAGCCAGCCGGGCTACGCCACGGTCTCCCGGACCTCGGCCGCCACCGCGGCCGTCGCGCGGGGCACGCTGACCGGCGCGCGCCCGACTATCGCCGGCACGCCCGCGGTGGGTCACCGCCTCGTCGTGCAGCGCGGTGCGTGGACCCCCGGGACCACGTTCACCTACGCGTGGTTCGTGGACGGGAAGCGGGTCTCGACGAGCGCGACGTTCACGCCCACGTCCCGGCACGCGGGAGCGCGCGTGAGCGTGCGGGTGACCGGCACGCGGCCGGGGTACGCGCCGCTGACCCGCACGAGCGCCACGGTCGCCGTCCGCCGGTGA
- a CDS encoding GatB/YqeY domain-containing protein translates to MSTPTLDRLTADLTAAMKARDADRTSVLRQVIGEVRAETRTGSVQRELTEDEVLGVLAREVKKRRESAQIYAAANAPERAATETAEADAIETYLPPRLSDDELAALVTAVVADLGASTMRDMGAVMKEATSRAGLAADGKKLSTLVRAALA, encoded by the coding sequence ATGAGCACCCCGACCCTGGACCGTCTGACCGCCGACCTGACCGCCGCCATGAAGGCCCGCGACGCCGATCGCACCAGCGTGCTGCGTCAGGTCATCGGCGAGGTCCGGGCGGAGACCAGGACGGGCTCCGTGCAGCGCGAGCTCACGGAGGACGAGGTGCTCGGCGTGCTGGCGCGCGAGGTCAAGAAGCGCCGGGAGAGCGCGCAGATCTACGCCGCCGCGAACGCCCCGGAGCGCGCCGCGACCGAGACGGCCGAGGCCGACGCGATCGAGACGTACCTGCCCCCACGCCTGTCCGACGACGAGCTCGCGGCCCTCGTCACCGCCGTGGTCGCGGACCTGGGCGCCAGCACGATGCGGGACATGGGCGCCGTGATGAAGGAGGCCACGTCCCGCGCGGGCCTGGCCGCCGACGGCAAGAAGCTGTCCACGCTGGTGCGCGCCGCGCTGGCCTGA
- a CDS encoding carboxypeptidase-like regulatory domain-containing protein, with amino-acid sequence MHRIARGPVLVLTAALALVAVPAAAEPVAGATEVTGVVTVDGVPLPDAMDGLGSVTVMYWEPSTGERRTTESDPDTGAYALDVPGTAPYYLAANVTPDGVGRESDDLAPVFVGADGTHDYAWQTLAPATDAAATDVTLDLDRSGTVVVKAGDLHQFDDLTLRTIGGRLIDRTSSLPATFSGLVPGRYTLQAWTPWDTIQHPAAPWQTASGGVVVEAGGTTTIVPARSDTTPALRGTVTKGGAPVAGAMVRIDRVTSATHVGDVEWGYSWDKTDSRGRYAVDYGDLLPGRYRIRVESGQTTESSDVYVSLRAGVTTVRDIAAAQQGRLKVVMTAAARKHQSSVTILDSKGVQRGGMTWTSTGAAIDRVPPGTHTLIVHDSVARTYEARRVVITRGKTATVNVNPRKPTVTVSGRVTGPNAARAGVTLVSNRLGELGHRMTRASSTGWYSLRDVVPGADQLLVVKAKHAEVQREMDLVSTRRLDVRLPATSGVITGRLTLGGLPYDGSPGDVWATLDGGGRTERARVNARGQFSFPAGTITAGVDRTLAVTTTDLVSGVPYAVRLLLADRTVRTPGAAGGDLGTIELVVRR; translated from the coding sequence ATGCATCGCATCGCCAGGGGGCCTGTCCTCGTCCTGACCGCAGCGCTCGCGCTCGTCGCCGTACCTGCCGCCGCGGAACCGGTGGCCGGTGCCACGGAGGTGACCGGCGTCGTCACCGTCGACGGCGTCCCGCTGCCCGACGCCATGGACGGGTTGGGCTCGGTCACCGTCATGTACTGGGAGCCGTCCACGGGGGAGCGGCGCACCACGGAGTCCGACCCCGACACGGGCGCGTACGCGCTCGACGTCCCGGGCACCGCCCCGTACTACCTCGCGGCGAACGTCACGCCCGACGGCGTGGGGCGGGAGTCGGACGACCTCGCGCCGGTCTTCGTCGGAGCGGACGGGACGCACGACTACGCGTGGCAGACGCTCGCTCCGGCCACGGACGCCGCCGCGACCGACGTCACGCTCGACCTGGACCGCAGCGGGACGGTCGTCGTCAAGGCGGGCGACCTGCATCAGTTCGACGACCTGACGCTGCGGACGATCGGCGGCCGGCTCATCGACCGGACGTCGAGCCTCCCCGCCACGTTCTCGGGACTGGTGCCGGGTAGGTACACGCTGCAGGCGTGGACGCCGTGGGACACGATCCAGCACCCGGCGGCGCCGTGGCAGACGGCCTCGGGCGGGGTCGTCGTCGAGGCGGGCGGGACGACGACGATCGTCCCCGCGCGCTCCGACACGACGCCCGCGCTGCGCGGCACGGTCACCAAGGGGGGCGCGCCGGTGGCGGGGGCGATGGTTCGGATCGACCGGGTCACGTCCGCGACGCACGTCGGCGACGTCGAGTGGGGGTACTCCTGGGACAAGACGGACTCCCGCGGCCGGTACGCGGTGGACTACGGCGACCTGCTGCCCGGCCGGTACCGGATCAGGGTCGAATCGGGTCAGACCACCGAGAGCTCGGACGTGTACGTGTCGCTGCGAGCGGGCGTCACGACGGTCCGCGACATCGCCGCGGCGCAGCAGGGCCGGCTCAAGGTGGTCATGACCGCGGCCGCGCGCAAGCACCAGAGCAGCGTCACGATCCTCGACTCGAAGGGGGTCCAGCGCGGTGGCATGACGTGGACCAGCACGGGTGCGGCGATCGACCGGGTGCCGCCGGGCACCCACACGCTGATCGTCCACGACAGCGTCGCCCGGACGTACGAGGCGCGTCGGGTGGTGATCACGCGGGGCAAGACCGCGACGGTGAACGTCAACCCGCGCAAGCCGACGGTGACCGTCTCCGGCCGCGTGACCGGCCCCAACGCGGCGCGCGCGGGAGTGACCCTGGTCAGCAACCGTCTGGGTGAGCTCGGCCACCGCATGACGCGCGCCTCCTCGACCGGGTGGTACTCGCTGCGCGACGTCGTCCCCGGCGCCGATCAGCTGCTCGTGGTGAAGGCGAAGCACGCGGAGGTGCAGCGTGAGATGGACCTCGTCAGCACCCGACGTCTCGATGTCAGGCTGCCTGCGACGTCGGGCGTGATCACCGGACGCCTGACGCTCGGTGGCCTCCCCTACGACGGCAGCCCCGGTGACGTCTGGGCCACGCTCGACGGGGGCGGCCGCACGGAGCGGGCGCGGGTGAACGCGCGCGGGCAGTTCTCGTTCCCGGCCGGCACCATCACCGCGGGCGTCGACCGCACGCTGGCGGTCACCACCACCGACCTGGTGAGTGGCGTCCCGTACGCGGTGCGTCTCCTCCTGGCCGACCGGACGGTCAGGACGCCCGGCGCCGCCGGCGGTGACCTCGGGACGATCGAGCTCGTGGTGCGCCGCTG